One region of Athene noctua chromosome 18, bAthNoc1.hap1.1, whole genome shotgun sequence genomic DNA includes:
- the BAIAP2 gene encoding BAR/IMD domain-containing adapter protein 2 isoform X5, whose translation MCETGEYIEAISNKQGELENYVSDGYKTALTEERRRFCFLVEKQCAVAKSAITYHAKGKEMLTQKLPLWQQSCSDPNKIPDRAIQLMQQMAASSNGTIMPNPLSTSKSNLIISDPIPGAKPLPVPPELAPFVGRMSAQEAMPVMNGVSGPDSEGYNHWSEMKPAQPKSLSPPQPQKQLSDSYSNTLPVRKNVPPKNSYASAENKTLPRSSSMAAGLERNGRTRVQAIFSHAAGDNSTLLSFKEGDLITLLVPEARDGWHYGESEKTKMRGWFPFSYTRVLDSDGSERVHASLQQGKSSSTGNLLDKDDIAIPPPDYGMASQAFPPQGVNTFKQRPYSVAVPAFSQGLDDYGTRSVSSLFRAETADRSVLALKQPGCSLHFSGTRFLYSCVNVSDALSLLGGCTPAASHEPGQNLPDRNKYAWPLVSVLLPSIRAARARDAAAAGGSSPVPPPCPIRFHPTATAVALAEADGAEPPPRGKGCFWAGVPPAGGRSWQPPPGRVTPGCFINIYIYFFVARYCYLTLALGAGAEPSEDVLASLNRA comes from the exons ATGTGTGAGACGGGCGAG TACATCGAAGCCATCAGCAACAAGCAAGGCGAGCTGGAAAACTACGTCTCCGATGGCTACAAGACGGCTCTCACGGAAGAGAGGAGGCGGTTCTGCTTCCTGGTAGAGAAACAGTGCGCGGTCGCCAAGAGCGCAATCACCTACCACGCCAAG GGGAAGGAGATGCTGACGCAGAAGCTGCCGCTGTGGCAGCAGTCCTGCTCGGATCCCAACAAGATCCCGGACCGTGCTATACAGCTGATGCAGCAGATGGCTGCCAGCAGCAATGGCACCATTATGCCCAACCCTCTGTCTACATCCAAATCCAACCTCATCATCTCTGACCCCATCCCTGGTGCCAAgcctctccctgtccccccagaGCTGGCACCTTTTGTAGGA CGCATGTCGGCGCAGGAGGCCATGCCGGTGATGAACGGAGTCTCAGGCCCAGACAGCGAGGGGTACAACCACTGGTCTGAGATGAAGCCAGCACAGCCCAAATCTTTATCTCCTCCCCAGCCTCAGAAGCAGCTGAGTGACTCTTACTCCAATACACTCCCAGTTCGCAAAAACGTGCCACCGAAAAACAGCTACGCATCAG CCGAAAACAAGACGCTGCCGCGCTCCAGCTCCATGGCCGCAGGGCTCGAGAGGAACGGCAGGACGAGGGTGCAGGCTATTTTCTCTCATGCTGCCGGAGATAACAGCACCCTCCTGAGCTTCAAGGAGGGTGACCTCATCACGCTGCTGGTGCCGGAGGCCAGGGACGGCTGGCATTACGGAGAGAGcgagaaaacaaaaat GAGGGGCTGGTTTCCTTTCTCCTACACACGAGTCCTCGACAGCGATGGCAGCGAGCGGGTCCACGCGAG cctgcagcaagggaagagcagcagcaccGGGAACTTGCTGGACAAGGACGACATCGCCATCCCGCCACCCGACTACGGCATGGCCTCCCAGGCCTTCCCGCCGCAAGGCGTCAACACCTTCAAGCAGAGGCCGTACAGTGTGGCCGTGCCCGCCTTCTCCCAG GGTCTCGACGACTACGGGACGAGGTCCGTCAGCAG TCTTTTCAGAGCAGAAACTGCCGATCGGTCTGTGCTCGCTTTGAAGCAGCCTGGATGCAGTTTACACTTTAGTGGGACCCGGTTTTTGTACTCCTGTGTGAATGTTAGCGATGCACTATCCCTCCTCGGGGGCTGCACGCCAGCCGCCTCGCACGAGCCTGGACAAAACCTCCCAGACCGGAACAAATATGCATGGCCTCTGGTGTCCGTACTGTTACCGAGCATCCGGGCTGCCCGCGCCCGCGATGCCGCTGCCGCGGGGGGCAGCAGCCCCGTGCCTCCCCCTTGCCCGATCCGCTTCCACCCAACCGCCACCGCCGTGGCGTTGGCAGAAGCGGATGGTGCAGAGCCCCCGCCCCGGGGAAAGGGCTGCTTCTGGGCTGGGGTCCCGCCAGCTGGGGGGCGCAGCTGGCAGCCCCCCCCTGGAAGGGTTACTCCTGgttgttttataaatatatatatatatttttttgtagcAAGGTATTGTTACCTCACGTTAGCGCTGGGGGCTGGCGCGGAGCCATCCGAGGATGTGCTCGCGTCCTTAAACCGGGCTTGA